CCAGCATGGTTGCAGGTTAGTACGTGAGGGAGGAGAGCATTCCATCTGGGAAAACCCTTCCAACAATCACCGCACTTCTGTACCTCGTCATAGAGAGATACCTGATTTTACATCAATGAGAATATGCAAGCAGTTGGGAATTCCTTTGCCGTTCTAGGTAAGCCTAACATGTTGCTGTATAGATGGGTGACTCAAGCTCGTGCTTAGGTTGTTATGATATCTGCAAATCACCAATCTGATTTGATTTGTGGGGCAGGCTTCCAGCCTGCACAGGCAAGATGCCCATCCCACTCACTACTTATTTAGGATTGCTATACAAATTAGCAATCAACTGCGTCTGAGGTTTAACGATTCATGTGCTGCTCCAAAAGTTGTTGCGCTCTTGGCTTGTAGATCAAATAGAACAAAGCTTCAATGTAACGCAACAAATCCTCGCGGTTTTCCTTCGAGGTAAAATTCCAGAAGCCGTAAGTCCGCGCCAGCGATAGTAGCCGCGTCGTGTGAATTTTCCAGGTGTAAGTAGTATAAACTCGGTCAATACCTCGGGTGGAAATTTCATACCAATAGTTGGGATTCTGCTCACACTTAGAAACAAATTCCAGGATTTTTTCCGCCATTTCTTCTAAGTGTGTCGGGTTAATGTAAAAGCCATTCACTTTATCCTGAATAATTTCTAGGGGACCGCCAAACTGTGTCGCAAAAGTCGGCAATCCTGAAATCATCGCCTCTAGAACTGTCAAACCAAAGGCTTCAAACAAAGCTGGTTGCACAAAAATCCCTTGATGGTCAGCAATTACCCGATAAATTTCACCCGAGTCTGTCTTAGACAGGCGCACACCTAGCCAGCGAATTTTGCCGTGTAGATTGTACTCGTCAATGATGCGGTAAAGCTTGACAATTTCATCGCGTTCTTCGTTGTCGTCTGATTCTTCTACCCGCAACTTACCTGCAACTAGGATTAAGTTGCACTGTTCCTGTAAGGCAGCACTCTTGCCAAAGCATTCTGCCAAACCAGTGAGGTTCTTAATTCGGTCGAGACGCGCCATTGAGAACACCGGGCGCTTGCTGGGATCGTCGAGTTTGCCAAATATTTGGGCGGAGTCTTCCAAGGTGAACAGCATTTCTTCCACCCGTTGGCGATCGCTCGGTAGCCGTTCTTCGGTGCGCGAATAGGGGAAGTAGTATTTCTCATTCACTCCCGGCGGCACCACATTGAACTTGGGACTAAATAGCTCAATGCCATTCACTACATGATACAAATCCGGCATTGTAAAACATCGGTAAGACTCGTACTGCCCCACACTATCAGGGGTACCGACAATCTCCTGGTAGGTACTGCTAATGATGAAATTGGCAGCATTCATCGCAATCAAATCGGCGGTGAACTGCAACGAGAAGTGGTATTTATCTTCCAGATCTTGCCAGTAGAGGTTACTAAATAAGTATTTAGACTTTTCCAGGGCGTGGGCAATGTTGCACTGAGTCACATTCATCCGCCGCGCCAGCAGGAACGCCACCAAATTACCATCGGTATAGTTACCAACGATCAAGTCAGGCTTACCGTGCAATTCCGCCAGTAGTTCTTTTTCCGCATCGATCGCGAAGGTTTCTAAATAAGGCCAAAACTCAAACCGCGAAATCCAGTTTTGAGTCAGCTTAGGATTGAATTCCCGCAAAGGCACGCGCAAAATCCAGGCATTTTCAGTGCCGTGAACTTTCTCCAAGCGTTGGTTACAAAGGGTGCCATCACTATTGGGAATCAGGCGGCTGAGAATAATTACCTTTGGCTTGACATTCAATCCATCTAACCCAGCCAGCGTGGTATCTTCTTGCAGCTGTTTTTCCAGGTTCTTTGCTTGGTCAAGGACGTAGACAACCTGACCGCCAGTATCAGGTCGCCCTAAAACTCCCTCTTGCCCAAACCAACCATGAATGGACACAAGAACGATCTTAAAGACCATCGGCACCCGGGAGATAAAGGCTTCCAGCGTCTGGTGATCTGGTGAGTCGAGTAGTTCATCCAAAATCTCCAGCGTTTCTCCCACCCGTCCGGCGGTGTTACCCCAACCAGCTTCAAAGCCCATACCTTGCAGCTCATACTGGAATTCTTCGTAGGGTTGGTCGCTGGGGCGATCGCCCACAAATACCAAAGCCTGTTTAACTCGGTCAGAGAGTTGCTGCTGCGACTGAATCCGCCCGTTAATCAGTAGCTGAGTGCCGTTATATTGGTGCAGGCGCAAGAAATTAAACAAGCCCTCTAGCCATTGCCGGGGGTCTTGAAATAATTTGCTAGATAGATAACGGTTGAGATACTGTACCCCTTTGCCAATATTTTTGGCGTCACGAATCGTCGGGGTGTAGTCATAAAATGGACCGAAATCCAATTCTAAGATGTCCCCTTCATTGGGGTGAAAGCGGTTGACCAGGCGATCGCGCAGATCCAGTAAATCTTGCACGGTCAGCGAATCGACGCTCAAATCTTCCGTCAACCGATAAACTTCTTGACCGGCAATTTTAGGACGAATAATTAAGTATAAGTTACTATCCTCCTGAATAATTTCCTGAGTGTAATAAATCAGTTTGCCTAAATTAGATGAGTTGTAGAACTCGTTAGGCTTCTGATACTTATTGCAGTAGTCGGTATAAGCAGTGAGGATATCGTTCCGTAATAAGTAGCTCTTTTCCTGATGGCGTAGCTCACTAATAAACTGACGGAGATCGCTTCTTTCTTCACTGTCGAGGACAGCTTGGAGCAATTCAGACATTGCAACTCCTTGGATAGTAAACTAATAACTTATTCAGAGAACACGTTACAAAACGTTACCCTTATTTCCCTTCCCCCTGAAGACTTACCGTGTACACACATTTCTATGTCGTCTGATCTCCCTAAATCCCCCTTAAAAGGGGGATTTTGAATCTAGTTCCTCCCTTTTTAAGGGGGGCTAGGGGGGATCGAAGTGTCTACACAGTAGCCCTGGAGAGGGAAGAAGGATAGCATTGACAACAGTTACAGAGAATATGATTCCCCGCATTTTTGCTGAGCTAACAGTTAAAGGGAGTAAAGTTCTCCGTATTTTCGCTCGACGTAGCGGATAAATGGGTCAATCCTCAAAGGACTTCCAGTTACACGCTCGACTATTTCAGCAGCTGTGTACTTGCGACCGTGCTGATAAATATTTTGTTTCAGCCAATCGTGCAGCGTAGTGAAATTACCCGTTGCAATTTGGCTAGAAATTTCGGAATTTGCCTTGAGAGCAGCCTCAAAAAACTGGGCGCTCATCAGGTTGCCTAGGGTGTAACCTTGGAACATCCCTCCAATCATGCCACCGTACCAGTGTACATCCTGTAATACTCCGTTAGTGTCATTCGGTGGAACAATACCCAAGTCAGAGCGATAACGTTCATTCCAGGCTTGAGGAAGGTCTCCCACTGCCAAAGAGCCTTCCAACATTTGTAGCTCTAAGTCAAAGCGAATCATCACGTGGAGATTATATGTCACTTCATCAGCATCGGTGCGGATCAGCGATCGCTCAACTTTATTAATTGCTCTGTAAAAAGTCTCCAGAGAAACATCACTGAGCTGATTGGGGAAAACTGCTTGTAATTGAGGATAGAAGAACTGCCAAAAGTTGCGGCTACGTCCGACAAAGTTTTCCCACAGGCGAGATTGACTTTCGTGCACGCCTGAAGACGTGCCACCAGCCAGGGGCGTCGCTTCAAATCCTCGATTAATTCCTTGCTCATATAGAGCGTGTCCCATCTCGTGAATTGTGCTAAGTAGCCCTTCATTCAAGTCATTTTCTCTGACGCGGGTGGTGATGCGTACATCGCCAGTCGAGAATTTAGTCATAAATGGGTGCAAGGTTTTATCTTGCCGCCCTCGCTGGAAATCATAACCCAGCTGTTCAATCACTTTTAGGCTAAATGCTATCTGCTGAGCTTCTGAGAAATTTTGGTGTAAGCAGGAGGCATCGGCAACGGGTTGGGAGGCAATGGCTTCTACAATTGGCACCAGATGAGAGCGTAATTCGGCAAATAGCGATCGCACACTCTCAGCCTTCATTCCATAGTCCGCTTCTTCAATTAGCGGATCGGCAATATGCTCGTAGCCTGGAAAAAAGTTTGCCATTTCACGGCTCAGATCCAGAGTCTTTTCCAGGTAAGGCTGTACAGCAGCAAAATCGTTTGCTGCTCGTGCCTTTGCCCAAGCTTCGTAGCTCTCGGCAGAATGATGAGAAAATTTAGCGGTGAAGGAGGCGGGAATCTTTACTGCTCTTTCATAGTCATGCCGAGTAATCCGGATCAAGCTGGCTTCGTCGGAATCGTAGGGCAAGCTAGCTTCATAGGGGCGCAAATCTTCCAACAGTTGCCCGATCGCAGGATCGATAAATTTCGTATGGGCAATCTGGTGCAACGTACCCATCTGGCGACCCCGGGCAGCGGCGCCACCAGGCGGCATATACGTTGCCTGATCCCAGTACAGAAGGGAAGCAGCTGATTCAACATCGTTGATTTCAGTGAGACGGGCTTTCAGTTCTACGAGTTTGGGTTCAGTCTTTTCAAGCGTCTGCATGACTGGTTGTTGATGCTTCGATCCTAGTTTTATCTAGTTTGACGCTGAATGCACTGCTCTTGCCAGAGATGACTTCATTTTGTCTTCTGAGCCAGTAATTCCAAGAACTGACCTTGTGTAAGTGACTCCTGCAGTTTTGCCTCCTCTGGCATCAAGGTTAAGATGCTAGTCTTTAAACCTGCTGTACAAACAGGATTTACATAACACACTCCTTGAGTGCAGAACGCCACCACACCAGCATTAAGGCTCTCGAAGACCACAGCACTTCCCACTTCTCGCTTAGTAATGGACACAGCACTAACCTCCACGTCAACATATAAACAGAGGACGTGGCTTGTGGAACAATTAGTTCCCCCTAAAGGTGGCTACTGCTAGCAGTTCCTCCGCCTTGGATATTGGTTAATCAAACAAGCCTTCTACTTTTTGCCGGAAGGCAATCAAGGCGTGAGTCGCCTGAAATTGCTTCAGTTCTTCAAGTAATTGGTCTGATATTTCTGAGGCAACGAGAGTTTTGACTTCAATATTAGTGTTGTAGCCAGCAATATCTCCCATGCGTCTACCGTGACCACCAGCACCCCGTGCTTGCACTATTGTGTAGCCGGAGGCATTTAGGGTTTTCAGCAGGTTTACCAGGCGGTCCTGCAATACGGCTTCACAGATAATCGTGACGAGAACACCCTGGTTGAAGGAAGAAGACATAAAAATTTTGGAAACGGCTGTTATTCCAGTATTTCATTTAGAAGTCAAAATTGGAAATCATTTAACTAGAGCCGATTAACTCCACCGCATCCCGCCCATCTAAATCTTGTAAGTAAACCTTGACTTGTTCCTCTTTCGCGGTCGGCAAGTGTTTACCGATAAAGTCCGGTTGAATTGGTAGCTCTCGATGCCCCCTATCCACCAGTACTGCTAGCCAAATAGCTGCTGGTCTACCATATTCATTCACTGCATTCAGCGCAGCTCGAATCGTGCGTCCTTTATAAATTACATCATCCACCAGCAAAACTGTCTTACCAGTCAAATCAAAGGAAATCTCTGTTTTAGCTGGAGTCCGCACACCAATTCGATCGAGATCGTCCCGGTAGAACGTAATATCCAATGCCCCCACCGGGACTGTTACCCCTTCTAGCACTTCAATTTGGCAAGCTAACAACTGAGCTAAGGAAACACCTTTTGTATAAATACCTAGTATTACTAACTGAGACAAATCACGTGACTTTTCTACCACCTGCGAGGCAAGGCGAGTCAGAGTACGGCGGATTTCCTCCGCTGATAAAATTTCAACAACTTTAGCAGGCATAATACTATTTTGGATTTTAGATTTTAGATTTTCGATTTGTAAAAGCCGATCGGTAGCAAGTTTGAGAAATCTCAATGTAGCAGCAAACCAACCAAATGTTAAAAGAGGGTTGTGAGTTTTTGGTGTTGTTGTTTTAAGTCATACCTCATACTAGGGGTAAGGGGTCACGTCTTACAGAAGAAGGAGCAAAGCCCACCTCTTTTAAGGGTGGGATGTAGCGTATGCACTTTCAAGTGCAGTCGTGTTATAATTAATACAAGTTCTTCGACATACTTAAGGTAGGGGGTTCTGTTCAGAAGTTGAGCAGGTAAAACCTTGAACGTACCGTAAGAATGTAGTCTCAACAGTTCAACTGAGAAAATCGAATCGCTAGGGGTAAAATCCAGGGTTCTCAAATCTGTTAGACCTAAAGAAAGAAAATCAGTTCTGGAGTTTGGATTCGTCCAACTAGGCAGGGCGTTGTCTAGAGCGCGAGAAAGAGTAAGACGGGACTTGTCCTGCGTCTTTCGCCAGTAGCGCTGAATCCCACGCGCTTTTAGCCGTGGGAGTGCGTCAACGCAGTAAACCTAAGGCAACGATCGCTAATCCCAGCCAAATCAAACAGCAATATCTAGTCAGATGCAAAGCTTGATAAATCTGTGCCGGAGTGATGGGATAAATCGGCTCTCCTAGTAACGGTTTGTGTTTAGCGACCCCACGATACCAGTTTGTTCCTCCCACCTGGACACCCAGCACTGCTGCGTAAGCACATTCACTCCAGCCAGAATTAGGACTAGAATCTTTGATGGCATCCCGGCGGCAAATTCGCCAAACGTGCCAAGGTTTACCAGACAAAAGCGCCAGAGTTATCACCACTAACCGACAAGGTAGCCAAGTTAGCTTATCCTCCAGGCGTGCACTGAACCAGCCCAAATGAGTATATGGTGCTTCCCGATAGCCAACCATTGAATCCAGGGTACTTGCAGCTTTGTAAGCTAGAGCAAGGGGAACACTGCCCCCCAGCACAACTGCTGCCGCGATCGCGTAAAACAAGGGAGCCATTACCCCATCTGTGGCATTTTCTGTTACTGTCTCTAAAATCGCTCTTAAAATTTCCGGCTCTGACAGCTTCTGTGTATCCCGACCAACATAAAGGCTTAAAGTAGAACGAGCCTGAGCAATATCACCAGTTTTTAGGTGCTGCAAAACCTCTTCAGCGGCTGCTCTCAAGCTTCGACCCGCAAAACAGCTAGCTAGTAAAATGCTTTCTACAGCAATCCCAAACAGGGGATGCAACCATCTGGCACTATAAACCAGTAACCACCCTACTACACCACTGCCAATTACCAATCCACTCCCCAAAACTATCCCAGCCCAGCGTAAGATTAGCGGCTGGTGGTAATGGTTGAAAACAAATTGAGTAAAACGAGAAATTACCCAGCCCATCACTTGCACTGGATGAAACCAACCCCACGGATCGCCAATTAGGTAATCCAGAACGGCAGCAATGATTAAAACAACAATTGAGCGATCAAAGAAGAAGTTCAAGTTTATCTAAATAAACATCACTATTCAGAGGTCAACATTATTTTCTAACCCCTAACCCCTAACCTCTAAACCACAAAACTAGTTGCCTCTCCTTGAGCAGCTTGCCAGCTACGGGCATCGTAATAGAGATCTGCAAGGGTTATACTATACAGCGCTTCTTTCAACTTTTGATGCAGTTGCTGCCATAGGGTAAAAGTCACCCAGTCTTCTGCTTGCCTTTGTTCTGGAGTATGGTGAGGCAGCGGTTCAATTGTTTCGCCCACTGCCTCTAGTATTTGTCCCAAAGAAATTTGTGCAGGCGATCGCGCCAACTTGTAGCCACCTTGAACACCCCGAATTGATTGCACTAACCCAGCACGGCGCATTTCGATTAGTAATTTTTCTAAATAAGGAGCGGGAATATCTTGGCGATTGGCGATCGCTCTTACAGACCCAGGTCCATACCTTGGCTGTAAGCTTAAATCAAGCAGCGCTTTAACACTGTAGTGTGCACGGGTTGTTAGCTTCATCTAACGCTCACAGTAGGCATAATTTTTTCACTCCTTACAAGCTTACTGA
This window of the Chroococcidiopsis sp. CCMEE 29 genome carries:
- a CDS encoding type II toxin-antitoxin system HicA family toxin, whose translation is MKRRDLIRHLSQHGCRLVREGGEHSIWENPSNNHRTSVPRHREIPDFTSMRICKQLGIPLPF
- a CDS encoding sucrose synthase, whose product is MSELLQAVLDSEERSDLRQFISELRHQEKSYLLRNDILTAYTDYCNKYQKPNEFYNSSNLGKLIYYTQEIIQEDSNLYLIIRPKIAGQEVYRLTEDLSVDSLTVQDLLDLRDRLVNRFHPNEGDILELDFGPFYDYTPTIRDAKNIGKGVQYLNRYLSSKLFQDPRQWLEGLFNFLRLHQYNGTQLLINGRIQSQQQLSDRVKQALVFVGDRPSDQPYEEFQYELQGMGFEAGWGNTAGRVGETLEILDELLDSPDHQTLEAFISRVPMVFKIVLVSIHGWFGQEGVLGRPDTGGQVVYVLDQAKNLEKQLQEDTTLAGLDGLNVKPKVIILSRLIPNSDGTLCNQRLEKVHGTENAWILRVPLREFNPKLTQNWISRFEFWPYLETFAIDAEKELLAELHGKPDLIVGNYTDGNLVAFLLARRMNVTQCNIAHALEKSKYLFSNLYWQDLEDKYHFSLQFTADLIAMNAANFIISSTYQEIVGTPDSVGQYESYRCFTMPDLYHVVNGIELFSPKFNVVPPGVNEKYYFPYSRTEERLPSDRQRVEEMLFTLEDSAQIFGKLDDPSKRPVFSMARLDRIKNLTGLAECFGKSAALQEQCNLILVAGKLRVEESDDNEERDEIVKLYRIIDEYNLHGKIRWLGVRLSKTDSGEIYRVIADHQGIFVQPALFEAFGLTVLEAMISGLPTFATQFGGPLEIIQDKVNGFYINPTHLEEMAEKILEFVSKCEQNPNYWYEISTRGIDRVYTTYTWKIHTTRLLSLARTYGFWNFTSKENREDLLRYIEALFYLIYKPRAQQLLEQHMNR
- a CDS encoding carboxypeptidase M32 gives rise to the protein MQTLEKTEPKLVELKARLTEINDVESAASLLYWDQATYMPPGGAAARGRQMGTLHQIAHTKFIDPAIGQLLEDLRPYEASLPYDSDEASLIRITRHDYERAVKIPASFTAKFSHHSAESYEAWAKARAANDFAAVQPYLEKTLDLSREMANFFPGYEHIADPLIEEADYGMKAESVRSLFAELRSHLVPIVEAIASQPVADASCLHQNFSEAQQIAFSLKVIEQLGYDFQRGRQDKTLHPFMTKFSTGDVRITTRVRENDLNEGLLSTIHEMGHALYEQGINRGFEATPLAGGTSSGVHESQSRLWENFVGRSRNFWQFFYPQLQAVFPNQLSDVSLETFYRAINKVERSLIRTDADEVTYNLHVMIRFDLELQMLEGSLAVGDLPQAWNERYRSDLGIVPPNDTNGVLQDVHWYGGMIGGMFQGYTLGNLMSAQFFEAALKANSEISSQIATGNFTTLHDWLKQNIYQHGRKYTAAEIVERVTGSPLRIDPFIRYVERKYGELYSL
- a CDS encoding DUF3240 family protein, translated to MSSSFNQGVLVTIICEAVLQDRLVNLLKTLNASGYTIVQARGAGGHGRRMGDIAGYNTNIEVKTLVASEISDQLLEELKQFQATHALIAFRQKVEGLFD
- the pyrR gene encoding bifunctional pyr operon transcriptional regulator/uracil phosphoribosyltransferase PyrR, with the protein product MPAKVVEILSAEEIRRTLTRLASQVVEKSRDLSQLVILGIYTKGVSLAQLLACQIEVLEGVTVPVGALDITFYRDDLDRIGVRTPAKTEISFDLTGKTVLLVDDVIYKGRTIRAALNAVNEYGRPAAIWLAVLVDRGHRELPIQPDFIGKHLPTAKEEQVKVYLQDLDGRDAVELIGSS
- the cbiB gene encoding adenosylcobinamide-phosphate synthase CbiB, yielding MNFFFDRSIVVLIIAAVLDYLIGDPWGWFHPVQVMGWVISRFTQFVFNHYHQPLILRWAGIVLGSGLVIGSGVVGWLLVYSARWLHPLFGIAVESILLASCFAGRSLRAAAEEVLQHLKTGDIAQARSTLSLYVGRDTQKLSEPEILRAILETVTENATDGVMAPLFYAIAAAVVLGGSVPLALAYKAASTLDSMVGYREAPYTHLGWFSARLEDKLTWLPCRLVVITLALLSGKPWHVWRICRRDAIKDSSPNSGWSECAYAAVLGVQVGGTNWYRGVAKHKPLLGEPIYPITPAQIYQALHLTRYCCLIWLGLAIVALGLLR
- a CDS encoding Rrf2 family transcriptional regulator, with the translated sequence MKLTTRAHYSVKALLDLSLQPRYGPGSVRAIANRQDIPAPYLEKLLIEMRRAGLVQSIRGVQGGYKLARSPAQISLGQILEAVGETIEPLPHHTPEQRQAEDWVTFTLWQQLHQKLKEALYSITLADLYYDARSWQAAQGEATSFVV